The proteins below come from a single Acinonyx jubatus isolate Ajub_Pintada_27869175 chromosome A1, VMU_Ajub_asm_v1.0, whole genome shotgun sequence genomic window:
- the ISL1 gene encoding insulin gene enhancer protein ISL-1 — MGDMGDPPKKKRLISLCVGCGNQIHDQYILRVSPDLEWHAACLKCAECNQYLDESCTCFVRDGKTYCKRDYIRLYGIKCAKCSIGFSKNDFVMRARSKVYHIECFRCVACSRQLIPGDEFALREDGLFCRADHDVVERASLGAGDPLSPLHPARPLQMAAEPISARQPALRPHVHKQPEKTTRVRTVLNEKQLHTLRTCYAANPRPDALMKEQLVEMTGLSPRVIRVWFQNKRCKDKKRSIMMKQLQQQQPNDKTNIQGMTGTPMVAASPERHDGGLQANPVEVQSYQPPWKVLSDFALQSDIDQPAFQQLVNFSEGGPGSNSTGSEVASMSSQLPDTPNSMVASPIEA; from the exons ATGGGAGACATGGGCGATCCACCAAAAA aaaaacgTCTGATTTCCCTATGTGTTGGTTGCGGCAATCAAATTCACGATCAGTATATTCTGAGGGTTTCTCCGGATTTGGAATGGCATGCAGCATGTTTGAAATGTGCAGAGTGTAATCAGTATTTGGATGAGAGCTGTACCTGCTTTGTTAGAGATGGGAAAACCTACTGTAAAAGGGATTATATCAG GTTGTACGGGATCAAATGCGCCAAGTGCAGCATCGGCTTCAGCAAGAACGACTTCGTGATGCGCGCCCGCTCCAAGGTGTACCACATCGAGTGTTTCCGCTGCGTGGCTTGCAGCCGTCAGCTCATCCCTGGGGATGAGTTCGCGCTTCGGGAGGACGGGCTCTTCTGCCGTGCAGACCACGACGTGGTGGAGAGGGCCAGCCTGGGCGCCGGTGATCCGCTCAGCCCTCTGCACCCGGCGCGGCCGCTGCAAATGGCAG CCGAGCCCATCTCTGCCCGGCAACCGGCCCTGCGGCCCCATGTCCACAAGCAGCCCGAGAAGACCACCCGCGTTCGGACTGTGCTGAACGAGAAGCAGCTGCACACCTTGCGGACCTGCTATGCCGCCAACCCCCGGCCAGACGCGCTCATGAAGGAGCAACTGGTGGAGATGACAGGCCTCAGTCCCCGCGTGATCCGGGTCTGGTTTCAAAACAAGCGGTGCAAGGACAAGAAGCGGAGCATCATGATGAAGcagctccagcagcagcagcccaaTGACAAAACT AATATCCAGGGGATGACAGGAACTCCCATGGTGGCTGCCAGTCCAGAGAGACACGATGGTGGCTTACAGGCAAACCCAGTGGAGGTGCAAAGTTACCAGCCGCCTTGGAAAGTACTGAGTGACTTCGCCTTGCAGAGTGACATAGATCAGCCTGCTTTTCAGCAACTG GTGAATTTTTCAGAAGGAGGACCGGGCTCTAATTCCACTGGCAGTGAAGTGGCGTCGATGTCCTCTCAGCTCCCAGATACACCTAACAGCATGGTAGCCAGTCCTATTGAGGCATGA